One window from the genome of Dermacentor variabilis isolate Ectoservices unplaced genomic scaffold, ASM5094787v1 scaffold_13, whole genome shotgun sequence encodes:
- the LOC142566736 gene encoding innexin shaking-B-like, producing MLDIIRSLKSLLKTSRVHIDNEVFRLHYTVTVIILLAFCIIVTTKQFVGDPIDCSKSTDVPQSVINTYCWIHATYSVTSLMRRDLDTIVYPGVGPGSSTNVLSGTKDHKYHRYYQWVCFMLFFQATMFYLPRWLWKFWEGGKIQALMMDLDVGMCGEAEKKQKKKLLVDYLVSSLKQHDWYVARYFFCELLALVNVVGQMFLMDRFFDGEFLTYGLDVIRFLDKDDEERVDPMVRVFPRVTKCQFFKFGQSGNRETHDAICILPLNIVNEKIYIFLWFWFILLAAVTGMVVLFRVIITACPPVRVYLLNLRFRIVHLDHLHTVVRRGSLGDWFLIYMLGQNVDSIIFKEVIAEMAKRMTTEPKESSA from the coding sequence ATGCTGGATATAATCCGCAGCCTGAAATCGCTCCTCAAGACTAGTCGCGTGCACATCGACAATGAGGTATTTCGCCTACATTACACGGTCACAGTGATAATACTACTGGCCTTCTGCATCATCGTTACGACCAAACAGTTTGTTGGTGACCCGATTGACTGCTCCAAGTCTACGGACGTGCCTCAGAGCGTCATCAATACCTACTGCTGGATTCATGCTACTTACAGCGTTACGAGCCTCATGCGGCGGGACCTGGACACTATTGTGTACCCCGGCGTCGGACCAGGCAGCTCTACCAACGTGCTCAGCGGAACCAAAGATCACAAGTATCACAGATACTACCAGTGGGTCTGCTTCATGCTGTTCTTTCAGGCCACAATGTTCTACCTTCCACGATGgctgtggaagttctgggagggTGGCAAAATCCAAGCGCTCATGATGGACCTGGACGTGGGAATGTGTGGTGAAgcggaaaagaaacaaaagaagaagcTCTTGGTCGActaccttgtctccagcctgaagCAGCACGACTGGTATGTGGCGCGGTACTTCTTCTGCGAGCTGCTCGCGCTCGTCAACGTGGTGGGCCAGATGTTCCTCATGGACCGCTTCTTTGACGGCGAGTTCCTCACCTACGGGCTGGACGTGATCCGCTTCCTGGACAAGGACGACGAGGAACGAGTAGACCCCATGGTCCGAGTGTTCCCGAGAGTCACCAAGTGCCAGTTCTTCAAGTTTGGCCAGTCAGGAAACCGGGAGACGCACGACGCGATTTGCATTCTACCACTCAACATAGTCAACGAGAAAATCTACATCTTTCTGTGGTTCTGGTTCATCCTGCTCGCGGCTGTCACCGGCATGGTGGTGCTATTTCGCGTTATCATCACTGCCTGCCCGCCAGTGCGCGTGTACCTCCTGAACCTGCGTTTTCGCATCGTGCACCTGGACCACCTGCACACCGTGGTGCGGCGGGGCTCCCTCGGGGACTGGTTCCTAATCTATATGCTTGGCCAGAACGTTGATTCCATCATCTTCAAGGAAGTGATCGCTGAGATGGCCAAGCGAATGACCACCGAGCCCAAGGAGTCGTCCGCATGA